The genomic interval tctgtccctctccgagcctgctcctcctgctcctctccccttgcttctcccctcccctgcctggtCTCCCAAGCCACCCCTCCCTGCCTTTGAAAACAGAGCTTTACAGCGGCTGCTTTGTTCCCAGAAGGGGCAGGGAGACCCTTTGAGCCTGTGGCGAAGGGCACTCATTGCAGAGCCCGCTCAGTTCTCAGATACCTTGCTCCAGAGCAGAGGGCTCCTGGAAGGACAGGAGCAGGAAACCAACGGGAATCGAGTCCTCTATTAGAGGCCAGTAGTATGCTGGCTGCTATGCGTACTTGGTCTCTGTCAGTCCTCACACCAGTTCAGAGTATTAGCAGTCACAgttttcagaggaagaaactgagaatCCAAGAAGTCATAGAGCTCACCCTGGGTCATACAGCTGGAAATGGGGGAGCCGACATTCTGGAAGCAGGTCTGCCTGAGTCCAGAGTCTGTGCTCTCTGgccttccacccccacctccctgtgGAGGTCACGGAGACTTCTGGTCATCGCCCTCCCTTCATTCTGGCATGCACACCCCTCTCTCTGAATGTCCCAAGGGTCTCAAGGATCTGGTGAACTGAATGAGCGACCCTGCCTTGCTGAGGAGTTAGCATACACTCTGGAACTCTGAAGGTCTCACCAAGGAGCCGTCCGctgcctctgtctgtctgtctgtccctctgtctgcctgtctctttCTCCTTAACACCATGTTACTTAACTGTGACTGCTTAACCTGGAGAACAGAAAGCTTGGGGGGTGTTGAGAGGAATGAGAGGTaatcactctttttcattatacaggATCAAAATGACTTGATGTGGCCCcggggggctgggaggaggggtccCCAGGACTTAGCTCAGGAACTGGaacatggggaggggagaggagaggcggGGAAGGGGAGTAACTTTTTTGGATGCCTTGGATGTTCAACAGTGATGTCCTATGAACATGGGGGACACATCTTCACCTTATCTCACTGAATCTCCAACTCTGTGAAGGAGATTTCACTATCCCAATTTCACGtatgaagaaactggggctcagagagtcAGGCAACTCACCCCAGTTTACCCAGATAATAAGTAGCAGAGTTGGAATCTGAAACTAGAGTCCTCCAATACCCTGATTCTTCTCCCTGCTGCCTTTCAATAGAAGGAAGAGTTGGCTCATAATTAGGGCTTGGAATAATAATCTGAGGTTAAGAGGTAATGAGCCTTTTGTCACTGAAGGTATCCAAGCAGAGGCTGAAGGGTTCCTGGAATGAGGGTAGGAAGTTTGGACAAGCTAACCCTCAACTCTGAGCTCCTCAGAGGACAGGATTCTTAGTGTTCACAAGGCACTGTATCAGATGTGGCTGGGCTACTCACACTCCACGCGGTATTTCTCCATCTCCTGCACCTCAGCGATGGACTCGCGCAGGTCGGATGTGAAGCGAAGCcggtcctggaggctgggggcgTTGAAGATGATGAGGACTTTGCGCTCCCCACCAGGGACTGCAGATAGCAACTTGATCCCAAATTGGTAATCTGTGGGGAAAGGGGAGATCGGGCACCTCTGTCAGGACTGAAGCAAGGTGGCCCAcatgtgaaataatttttctaatgtCCAACTCTGATCCAGTCTCTTCTCTGCACGAGCATCACTGGTGGCTCCTCTTTGCTCCAAAGCCCCCAGACTCCTGGTAGTCTTGGCCCTGGTACTCCCTATACTCTGGGACATCGAGGCAAACTGAACTCTGGCTGCTCTCTAGAACCCTTTCCTTCATGCCTCTGCCTCTACTCACATTGCTTCTGCCGCCCAGAAGGCCACCCATCAAAGCTCCTCTGGCTCAGTCCTTCAACGTGCGGTGTGATTACCATCTCTTTGGACCACCAGAAAACATACACGCCACAGTCCTCTGTGAGACCATGAGCTCCCCAGGGCACAGACCCAAGTCACACTCCACCCTGGCCTGCCTTGTATCCCAGGACCAAGTAGGTGCTTCGGAGACCTTAGCCCAGTTGTAAAGGAGTCCCAAAACTGGAGGTTGGTGTGGATGAAGGATGAGCATGGGGGCCATGGAAAAGACTCTTGGGATGCTGGGATCCAAGAAGGGACTCACATGAATTCTGGAAGAGCTGCATGTGCATTTCCACGAGGGGAAAGGACTGACGGAAGCTGTACGTCACCAAGATCTTCTTCTTCTGGAAAATTTTGGTGACCTTTGGCAGGGGTAGGAAAAAGACaagaggcagggtttggggtgGGGAATTTCCATATGGCAATTTCTTGTcgctgccctccccacccactgccactaacagacatatacacacaaacacaaataccCACAAGTGGGGAGAACTGAAGCTTTCGGAGCAGAACAAGAGAGACAGGAGAAAATGTAAGTTCCTGATATAATGACGAGGCACAACAGGCActgatgggtttttttgttttgttttgttttgttttgttttgtttacaggaAGTAACTGAATGCTgctccctccaggaagcctgttCTAACACCTCACACGgattcccccaccccccattttCCGAGCTTCCAGAGTGCAGGATCAATGCCTTTCACCAATAGGCTTTAGGAGGGCACTCTGAGTGTGTGGTTACCCTGCCAGACTGGGAGCGCCGTGAGGAGTCTGGTTTTCCATCTTGCCCACTTCTACCAGACCCAGCACACTTTAGCACACTTTAGCAATCTTCAAGAAACCTATGTAGACCTTGGACAACCCAAGATCTTTTTCAAGTATGTGGGTGCTCTGGACTCAGCTAACATCGGTTGTAAACACCTCAGACAGTCTGCAAGCGGCATTTGAAAGCACATTATTTGAGTTCAGGATGGTTACAAGACATAGTTGTGTGAAGCATTTTTTTAGCCCTTCGGACTATGAGCTCCCCAAGAACGAGGACTGAGTTTCCCTCATCTCTGTGGACCTAGTACCTATAGCATTTGGGCTGGACACTCACAGGTGTAGGTGCATGATGGGCAGTGAAATGTTTACTCAGCACCTGTGTGGGCCAGACCCTTCTCTGGGTTAGGCTAGTCCACATCTGATTTCTTATCCCCATGACAACCCTGAGATGGGGATTAGCTccacttcacagaggaggaaatgaaggctcagagagggcattGGAGGGGTTTTATCTcaagcagcagttctcaaacaGGGGTGACTCTGTGTGCCCCCCCTAGCAGAGGGGGGCAtttagcaatgtctggagacattttgagTTGAAGGAGTGATACTGGTATCTAGTAGGTAGAgaccaaggatgctgctaaacatgcCAAAATGCACAAGACAGCTCCCACGACAAAGTCTTATCTGCCCCAAATGTCAATAACACCGAGGTTGAGAGACCTGCTCTAAAGGAGAGAAGACCAAGGGAGGACAGGTCACTGTCCTCAAATCCCTGAGAAGCTATCTCAGAGCAGAAGGAGAACACTTATCCTCTGTGATCCCAAGTGTTGAGTGGAGACTGTTGGAGGAAACTCATTGAGAGACAGATTCTAGTAATCAGAGCTGCCCGACCAGGAAACTGGCTGCCTTGGAGGAAGGCAGCCATCTGTGCCTGCACTCCTGCAAGCAAAGGGTCATGCAGGAAGCTGGCTCTTTCCCTGGATAAGAGGCTGGACAGGAGACCCCGAacttcccttcccacctgctgagTCCTAATAAGAGTCCCACTTGAAAAGACATATGTCTACATGGGTGATGAGCTCGGTTTTAAGAATCACTTCAAGCATCCCAACCACCAGAAGGCTGCAGACCGACCCCAGGGTCACAGGTTCACCTTCCTCCAGCCAACGCTCTGAGCTATTGAGGTGGGCAGGGCCATTTCTACCACTTCCTAGATtgtaaatctggcatctgacccCACTGTCTGTACATTTTCTGCACCCGTGTGGCTGCCACTACCTTCAGATGGATACTCCAAATGGTGAAGGAGGGCATAGGTGCCCAGATGACATGGCAGAGCTCCTCATCTGCCACGCCTCCACCTACCAATGTTAACTTGGTTCACACCAGACCCAGGGTCCCAGTGCACCACCACCCCTCAGTCTCCCTGCCACAGTGCTCATACCACAAGGAGATCATTGAAGAGGAAGACCTCCCGCTGATGTAACCCTAGCCTCTGAGGGCGGTTTGGATCTGGCACCTCATAGAGCTGGCAGCAGCAAACCAGTCGACGGTGAGGAAGAGACAGGACCTAGATAGGCATGAAGAAATAGGTGTCAGCCAGGCCAGCCCACCAGCTTCAGGCATTTTAATACTAACAGCAAGAGGAAGTTTACCTCTGGTACATATCACTGTCACTCTGACACAAGAAGACTAAGCAACTAAGGTCGAGGCTTATCTTTGTCCCTGCGgctccctctgtctggaatgcctTCTCTGTATGGCCACATGCCACCCCTCCTCCAAATTCCAGTTCCAGCGATCTCTCTTCTAAGAAGTCATTCCTGATCCCCCTGGGCTGAAAATGACCTCTCCCTCCCATGTCCTCCTCTGAATAAACCTAACTATAAGGCAGAATATTGTGTCTTTGTCTGACCACCCCACTCCCCCATCTGTGAGTGCTCCCAAGGGCAGAGACCGCATCTAATTCGTATCTGTGTCCCTGGTACCCATGGAAATGCAGAGTTCAGTGGAAAGGCATCCACAAACGTCTGTTGACTAAAAGACTAGAATGTGTTCTTGGCTCCGGTCATCAGCTAACTATTATCTTGGCTGCTTACTTGGGATGGAAAGACCAAACCAGAGGTGGGAAGGATGCTAATATTTATTCAGCACCCACAATGTGCTTTGCCATGAGCCAGATGCATTCCCATAGAGCGTCTCACTCAACCTGTACCACAACCCCTGAGCAATGCATCACACCCACTCCATTCGGCAGTTGAGGGGagcccagggctcagagagggggCATGGACTCACCACCCAAACCctgcccctctgcagcctcctgaGACACTTACTGGTTTCTTGCCCACAATCATGCGCTCCACGGCCTGCACCTGGGACACATGGTCATCGTTGGTCCGCAGTTCACGCCCTTGGATGCGCTGGTAAATGCCCACCAGGAGGTCTCGGGGGATGTCTTCACCATTGTCAACCCCTGGATGGAGGGAATAAACAAGGATATATAGCATAAATGTGGGGAGTGGGTGGTAGGGATTCTCCACAACACCTCACACCCAGGTGTGGGCTCTAACAATGGCCAGGAATGGAGGGAGTGGGCACCCTTGGGCCCTTGGTCAGGATCACACTAGGAAAGGTGCCTTCAACAAGACAGCCAGTTGCTTTCTTCCCCAGTGTGGGGATTTTGTCTAAACAACTCAGAGCacactgtgatttaaaaaatcaggtacttttcttttgtttttgccttttctaaTTAGCAAAAATAATGTTAAGTGATAATATCCAGTGTTAGTAAGAGTTCAGGGAAGCAGCCATATCTACAAACATAACTGTAGTTTGGCAAGCCTAAATATTCAGTGATTCCTCTTCTAGGAATCTGCCCTAAAGAATTACTCAGAAATATGTGCAAAGATCTATGTATGAGTGCTGCTTAtgagaaaaattggaaacaacctaagttcTAACAATAGAGGATTAGTTGAGCAAAGCTGCGTACATCCATGTAATAAAGTAATTTACAGCTATGGACACCTAGACGTTTACCAAATAATCGTGAGAAAATTCCTGTAGCAAATTAAGCAAAAAGAGCAGGATGATAAATTGCATGTACAGCATGATTTTTAACTGTATAAAAAGTTACATATACCTAGGAAAAAAGACTAGAATACACCAACATATCAACCATGGTTGCCTCTAGGGGGCAGAATTTGGGctggttaaaaattttttaataatattctATCTTTCCAAAATTTCTGGAATGAGCAGGTATTGGcttcatttgtttgcttatttatttaataattggaagGGGAAaagatatacacatatacatacatggatataaaatacacatatgtatacgTGTGCATACCTTTTTGTATCTGtatacacagagagagacagagagggagggggtgagagggggagggaagaaggaagaatgtatgaaatgaatgaatgaacgaatgaatgactAATGGCAGGATTCTGAGAGACAGCTCCAGATGGCCTCTGATCTGTCGAACTCCCTCCTCCCAAGTCTATCATCCTTCTCCATTCCTGTCTACTGAGTGAAACCCACTCACTCTTCTCCAAACCTTCTGCTagagaaaatgttttctcctttggAAATGTTGCACCTCCTCCTTAGACACCAGGTGCTAAAGGAACAGCCTTCATCACACTGCCTTTTCGCCTCAGCTGCCAGAGAGCTTAAAGCCCAGCCGTGCACACCCCGACAGTCAGCAAATTTgtcttgtctgtttgtttttcctcAATTATagttccctctttcatttctatttaaatAATCCTAACATCTGTGCCATTTTTAGCAGGCTGCTCTTTGGTGAGAGGCAGGGCTTGACATCAGTACAATAAGCTGAGAAAAAAGGTCAAGGTGAAATCTTTCATCTAGCACTCAAGACCCTCCTAGACTGGTTTCAACTGACCTTACCCACTGGATGGTCCACCGCCTCTCCACTGCTCTCCAAACAACTTTATGTTTTCttatctctgtgcctctgttatTCCTACTGCTAGGTAAGCCTCCTCTATTACCATTCCGTCACATTCTCTGTGTCTTCAAGACCCaccttaaaatgaaaatactgttTTCTTCAGGCAGCACATTGGAAGTGGGTTCTCCCTCCCCTGAGCTCTGACCGTACCTTTGGCCCTGCTGGTATCGCAGTTCGCTTCCTGTCTTGTGCTGGGTGTCTGATACAAGTCAGTCTCTCCCATAAACCAGGGGCCCTCTTGGGTCAGGGATTGTGGCAGACACCACCCCCCACCACGGTCCTTAGTGCCcatcacagggcctggcacatgggagGCACTCAGTGTCCACTGCCTGGCTGGCTGGTTGGGGGAGTGAATAAAGGGATGAATGAGTGGAGGAAAAGGTacctaaaataattaaatgagcCTTTATGGgcacaaatgaaaaaggaagggaaagagggagtgaTGAGTGAATGGACGCATGAGTGACTGAATTAGTATAAGTCCTGTAAGAGCCAGGGCTTTTATCTTCTGTTCAGGACCTGCTCAGTCAATATTCAGTGCGGGAATGAGCTAATGGACAAATGACTGACTATTTGAGTGAATTAACAAGTGAATGCCCCGGGAATACCCATCCTTGGAAGAAAGTGAGGTTAACTTCCAGGGAGCAGATACGATCTCCCTCACCTTTCCCCACTCCCAGCACCCAGGCCATTTTCCCTTCCCAGGTGAAAGACAGGAAAAGCCATTGGAGGGAGGTCTGGGGTCACCTCTCAGGTTCTTGATGAAGTCATCTAGTTTCATCTTGCGTTCAGCCTTGACGCTGGGACTGTACATGTCGGTATTGAGGAGGATGATGGCAAAAGCAAGAATGAAGATGGTGTCTGGGTTCCGGAACTGGCGCACGAGGGCTGGGTTACACACACAGTACCGCTGGCTGTGGGGCAGGAGGGGTCAGGACCAGGGTCAGGCACCAGGAATCTCCACCTACCCACCATCCTCCCATCTGGCTCCACCAACTCTCTCTTCCAAGACATACTCCCGAACCCTTTGGGTCTGTCCTCTTTCTTCACAGTTGTCTCAAGACTAGCATATAAAAATCATAACCACTACCCTGTATGGAGCTTTGCCAGGATATTTATGTACACTGTCTCACGTAAGCCTATCACAGTCCTGCAAAGTAGCTGTtaacagccccattttacagatgaagtgacTGAGGCCCAAAGTGGtaaggtaacttgcccaaggtaatAGAGCTGGTAAATGGTGAAACCAGGATGAAAAATCCAGATCTTTCTGACTGCAAAGCAAATCCTCCTCCCATGACGGGAAACAAGTTCTCCGTAACTCTTCTGTTTCTCCTCTAAATACCTGCAAAGTGGTGGAGCCGGGATTTATACCCAGGTCTTCCTGATCCCTGAAGCATTCACAGAGGAGAAGAATAGTTAAGGGCATGGGTCATGGAGTCAGATACCCTTGAGTTCAGATCCTGGTTCCACTCCTCAGTCACTGtatgactctgggcaagttatttaacctctctaaaGTTGccatttctcatctgcaaaatgggaataataacagaaGCTCCTACCTCACCAGGTTGTTGTGAGTATTCAGTGAAATGATACATCAAGTGTTCAACTCAGTACCCGATACCTGGCGAGTACTCAATGAACATTAGCTGTTGTTGCTAATGCTGTTGTCACTTTTTGGGTGCCCAGGTCCCAGCTACTGAGCTGGATACTTTAGGCACATTACCTCGGATCCTCACAACTGCCTTGCAAGAAAGGATTGATCATTTCCATTTGCTGGTGAGGACAgtatgaggctcagagaggtgcctCGTAGGCACATCCTACACTGCCTGCCAAAGTAGAAAAGGGAAGTTTCTGGAGTGGGAAAGGGGCCCACCTGAAGGCTTCGATGAGTCGTTCCACTTTTTGGGCCTCGCCCTGAACTCGGATATGGGATTGGAATTTCCGAAGTGCGTCATCCAAATCCATGGAGGAGAAGTCCATCTCATCTACCACACAGCTGAAGAGCAGAGAAGTGGGTGTAGCACTCAGTTCCCCTGAAGAAAACCTCTGATCCACCCTGACCTGCTCCAATGGACAAACCTCTCCACTAACAGACTTCCAAAATCTGGACCTATAGCCCAAGCAAGTCCTTGCAAGGATGGAACACTGGATATTGAATTCATCCCAGAACATCAAAGCCAGACACATGGTTCCTAAGGGTCCTTTCCATTAACCCACTCATTTCAgggatgggaagactgaggctcCAAGCAGGCCATAGGACAAGCATGCCTTGCCTGGGGCCACCTAGAAGACTTTAGGACTAGAGCCAAGAGAGATCAGATCTCTTTAGGGCAGAAGTGTAGGGGAGCAGGAAGGTCCAGTCATCCTGTTTTGCAAAGTTTATCTGAGCAAAAAGGACAggctgccccttccctccctcctgccctccttttCCAGGAACCCCTGGCCCAGCCTGCCCCAGCCTGGGGTCCTCACTCCAACACGTCTCTGTTGAACTGCTTCTGCCGGTTCCCGAGGAATTCCCCTATCATCTGCCGACTGAGGCCTTTCCGTTCCAGGATGAAGTGAGCCACTCCCACCGGTGTGTCTGACAGGAAGCCCCGCTCAATCAGATACTGGATACCCTTCTCTGGCTTCCTGCAGAAAGAGGGGAGGTAGATGAGATGACTGTCCCCCTGGACATCTGCTCTCTGTCTCATTTCTTGAACTAATTTTGGGCCCAACCCTGGCCTCAGAGAACCAAGGAAGTCGAATATATAATTTGGTCCACTCCCTTCATGGtatagaggagaaaactgaggcccaaggagtcactttcccatttcacagagctTCAAAATTTCAAGTTATCCTCAACCCAACTTCCTCCTTCACTGGAGTCATGCtacaattgaaagaaaaatgaagatctAATAgagcctgctctgggccaggcacttTGATATTCCCTGCAGGCACGGAGGAGTCCTGGGAGAAGGCCTGAGCTCCAGGCTAAGCCCTTCTCTCCAGGGCACAGACCCTCATagtacaaaagaaatgaaatgattacTTTGTCCCCCTCCCATATCCCACCCAAACAAGTTACCACCCAGCCTCTGTGAGTGTTTCTATAGACAAGCTGCTTTCTAGTTTTCACTCGGCCAAATCTGGGTCTGAGCTAGCCTACATTCAAAACCCCAGAGCCTTAGGACCCCCACAAGGCTAGAATTTGGAAGATTCTGGGGCCACAGGAGTCTCAGATCCATCACTTACCATGCATGACTTGGGACAATTCCCTCTACTTTGCCAAGCCTCAGTTCCTTCTCTACAAAATAGGGACACTACTATCCACCTTGCTGAGTTATTGTGAGAACTCAATAGAGGTGGCCATGTCTAATAGGCTATAAAGATGTAAGGCCTTTGTTTTCTAATTAGCTTCTAGTCAAATGTCACATTCCCATTCCACTGCTAAGTACCTGGTATAAGACCAGGTACCTAGAAAGAGCTCGGTCTGAGTCACTGAGTCTTCCAGCACAGCACCCTGCCCTCTACACCTCAAATATCCACACCCTGCTAGTTAACAGATAGAAACACTGAAGCCTAGGGAAGGAACACACCTTGCCCAGGGCTACACAGTGAGTCTGACCGAAGTCTCCTGTTTCTCAGAGCAGGATTCTTTCTATGCCATATGGCCTCCCAAACAAAAAGGGAAGGTGGGTGACCCAAGGTTCAGAATCTATCCTATAGAGAGTGAACTAGGGACGAGAGGAGGAGCATCTCACCCAGGATCTAATAGAGACACAGCCAGGCAGAAGCAGTACCAGGGCTAGAACTGCCTCTCCCCGGTATGGGGACAGCTGTCTACTCCTGTCGCCCTGTTGCCAATCCTTTTCCCTGAACCACCGCCGGAGAGAAATACCACCCACCCAatgagaggatggaggaagcagGGGTCAAAGGGGTCAAAGCACCCCCGGCAGGGTAGGAAGGGgtgaggaggtgggcaggggagcCCGTACTTATTGAAGAGGTTGAGGCCGATTCTGTAGTGCCGCCTCTGCACCACGTCGTTGTTAAAGGCTGGTGAGTCCCAGCTGTGCCTGGTCTCCCGCTGGTATGTCTGCTTGCACAGGCCGGTGGCTGGAGGTTCCCTCAGGCTGTCCCGCGAAGAGGAGCCAGAGCTGCAGTTGATGGTCTCGTTGGAATTGCTGGAGCTCTCAAGGCTCTCGTTGTCTCCACCATCAGAGTTCTCGCCTGCCGCCTCGCACTTCCCCAACCTCCGACCCCCAGCCACACCACTGGGCCCAGTGCCACTGTTGGGGGCTGGTGGCAGGGGCCctggcggggctggggctgggccctcTGGGGCTGGGTAGTGGCGGTGTGGGATCGGGGCCCTGCCTGGTGGCCCCTTGTGCTTCAGGGTCCCATGGGGGCTGCAGCCATCGGCCTCATACACCAGCTGACGGTGGACAGAGCCGCGATCTGAGCGGTCACTCAGGTCCACGGAGCTGTCACTAGGAGGCTCAATGGTAAGCAGGGGAAGGTGGGCAGCCCGCAGCCGGAAATCCCGGCATTCCAAGCACCCAGGACCCCGGCGAGTGCCTTCCTCACGGCTACCATCTTCCCGGGTCCCTGGTGGCACGGGTGGAGGAACTGGTGGGAGAGGGGCCGGCGCCCAGAACTCGGGccggccctggggtgggggctctgTGCTGGGTAGTCGCTCAGGGGATGGTGGGGGAACTGGGTCATCCAAGTAGAGGGGAAGGTCACTGAAGGATGTGGCTGAGCTGTCCTCTTGCTGTTCCTTTGACTCTCGCTTCTCCAGTTGGGCTGACCCTGGCTCCTCAGACATGGGCCCTGATGGGTGGCAGTTCAGGGCCTCGTCAATGGATTCAGCCAGAGACTTTACCTGTGTGGgagaaaaggggaggagggaaagggagaaaaaggaaggaaagatgaagGATGGTGGGATGGTGGAAGGGTGGGAACGAGGGAGGTAAAGAAAAAGGGGGACTCTTCTTGGTGGGGCAGCCAAGAAGagggcttcccctcccccacatccacagattctctgcagtttttaaaataactccCAGGGAGCCATTGTGAGCTCACAGGAGCTGGAACTAATGCCCACAAGTTCCCTTCTCAGATATCTCACTACCTCCCTTCAGGTCCGTATAGACCCAAGCCAAATGCCACCTCCCCCCAGTTCAAGCCACATTCCTACCTCTGCCATTCCCTAGGGTATACCAAAATTCCAGCTTCCTCTGGGCACCCAGAGCCCTCTGTCTGGTTATCTTCTAGAAAATCCATACTATTTAGCCTTGAGAATCTGGACCACAGCTAGTAACTCTGCCTCCCTGTGGTATCCAGCCTCCA from Vicugna pacos chromosome X, VicPac4, whole genome shotgun sequence carries:
- the IQSEC2 gene encoding IQ motif and SEC7 domain-containing protein 2 isoform X3 codes for the protein MGGPPAGVGLPWAQRARLQPASVALRKQEEEEIKRSKALSDSYELSTDLQDKKVEMLERKYGGSFLSRRAARTIQTAFRQYRMNKNFERLRSSASESRMSRRIILSNMRMQFSFEEYEKAQNPAYFEGKPASLDEGAMAGARSHRLERGLPYGGSCGGGIDGGGSSVTTSGEFSNDITELEDSFSKQVKSLAESIDEALNCHPSGPMSEEPGSAQLEKRESKEQQEDSSATSFSDLPLYLDDPVPPPSPERLPSTEPPPQGRPEFWAPAPLPPVPPPVPPGTREDGSREEGTRRGPGCLECRDFRLRAAHLPLLTIEPPSDSSVDLSDRSDRGSVHRQLVYEADGCSPHGTLKHKGPPGRAPIPHRHYPAPEGPAPAPPGPLPPAPNSGTGPSGVAGGRRLGKCEAAGENSDGGDNESLESSSNSNETINCSSGSSSRDSLREPPATGLCKQTYQRETRHSWDSPAFNNDVVQRRHYRIGLNLFNKKPEKGIQYLIERGFLSDTPVGVAHFILERKGLSRQMIGEFLGNRQKQFNRDVLDCVVDEMDFSSMDLDDALRKFQSHIRVQGEAQKVERLIEAFSQRYCVCNPALVRQFRNPDTIFILAFAIILLNTDMYSPSVKAERKMKLDDFIKNLRGVDNGEDIPRDLLVGIYQRIQGRELRTNDDHVSQVQAVERMIVGKKPVLSLPHRRLVCCCQLYEVPDPNRPQRLGLHQREVFLFNDLLVVTKIFQKKKILVTYSFRQSFPLVEMHMQLFQNSYYQFGIKLLSAVPGGERKVLIIFNAPSLQDRLRFTSDLRESIAEVQEMEKYRVESELEKQKGMMRPNASQPGGAKDSVNGTLARSSLEDTYGAGDGLKRGALSSSLRDLSDAGKRGRRNSVGSLDSTIEGSVISSPRPHQRMPPPPPPPPPEEYKSQRPVSNSSSFLGSLFGSKRGKGPFQMPPPPTGQASASSSSASSTHHHHHHHHHGHSHGGLGVLPDGQSKLQALHAQYCQGPGPAPPPYLPPQQPPLPPPPQQPPPLPQLGSIPPPPASAPPVGPHRHFHAHGPVPGPQHYTLGRPGRAPRRGAGGHPQFAPHGRHPLHQPTSPLPLYSPAPQHPPAHKQGPKHFIFSHHPQMMPAAGAAGGPGSRPPGSSYSHPHHPQSPLSPHSPIPPHPSYPPLPPPSPHTPHSPLPPTSPHGPLHASGPPGTANPPTANPKAKPSRISTVV